A single genomic interval of Schistocerca americana isolate TAMUIC-IGC-003095 chromosome 2, iqSchAmer2.1, whole genome shotgun sequence harbors:
- the LOC124594898 gene encoding acyl-CoA Delta-9 desaturase-like: MAPNITSTPTGVPYGNSILESKQMDLNEGEEKKPAPEYKRQIVWRNVLLFAYLHFAALYGAYLMFSSAKILTSIFAILMYQVSGLGITAGAHRLWSHRSYQARWPLRVLLMVFNTLAFQNHIFEWARDHRVHHKFTDTNADPHNATRGFFFSHVGWLMVRKHPDVMLKGKQIDLSDLERDSVVQFQKKYYLILMPVLCFLIPTCIPVYCWGETWKNAWFVATMFRYTLTLNISWLVNSAAHMWGNKPYDKFINPAENLSVAVLALGEGWHNYHHVFPWDYKTAELGTYSTNFTTAFIDFMARIGWAYDLKTVPLEMVKRRAQRTGDGTHSSAAEQNHGHGHSHEGGVWGWGDRDIPAEDTELITGVQESAEPSVTAETTVTSALLDGEVVPEEEEKDDEAAAAAATVAETTDGVKEKCC, translated from the exons ATGGCCCCAAACATCACATCTACGCCGACGGGCGTTCCGTATGGTAATTCGATTCTGGAATCAAAGCAGATGGATCTGAACGAAGGGGAAGAGAAAAAGCCTGCACCTGAGTACAAGAGACAGATTGTTTGGCGGAATGTCCTCCTTTTTGCTTATTTGCATTTTGCGGCATTGTATGGTGCTTACCTGATGTTCAGCTCCGCGAAAATTCTGACCAGCATTTTCG CGATCTTAATGTACCAAGTATCGGGCTTGGGTATCACTGCTGGTGCGCATAGACTTTGGTCCCACCGTTCCTACCAAGCACGTTGGCCCCTTAGAGTCTTGCTGATGGTCTTTAACACACTAGCTTTCCAG AACCACATCTTTGAGTGGGCTCGTGATCATAGAGTGCATCACAAATTCACAGACACAAATGCTGATCCCCACAACGCAACCCGGGGTTTCTTCTTCTCACATGTAGGTTGGCTCATGGTACGGAAGCATCCAGACGTGATGCTCAAGGGAAAGCAGATAGATCTGAGTGATCTGGAAAGAGATTCTGTTGTTCAGTTTCAAAAGAA GTATTATTTGATCCTGATGCCTGTTCTGTGCTTTCTCATACCAACTTGCATCCCAGTCTATTGCTGGGGTGAGACCTGGAAAAATGCATGGTTTGTGGCAACAATGTTTAGATACACACTCACTCTCAACATATCGTGGCTTGTGAACAGTGCAGCTCACATGTGGGGGAACAAACCATATGACAA GTTCATCAACCCTGCTGAGAACTTAAGTGTAGCAGTTCTTGCTCTGGGAGAGGGCTGGCACAATTACCATCACGTATTCCCGTGGGACTACAAGACAGCTGAGTTGGGTACTTACTCGACGAATTTTACGACAGCCTTCATAGACTTTATGGCCCGCATCGGCTGGGCGTATGACCTCAAGACTGTTCCACTGGAGATGGTGAAGAGGCGAGCTCAGAGAACGGGTGACGGCACACACAGCAGTGCTGCGGAACAAAATCATGGTCATGGACACAGCCATGAGGGTGGTGTATGGGGCTGGGGAGATCGCGACATCCCGGCGGAGGACACAGAACTGATAACTGGTGTTCAGGAATCTGCTGAGCCGTCCGTAACAGCAGAGACCACTGTGACATCAGCTTTGCTAGATGGAGAAGTTgttccagaggaggaggagaaggacgacgaggcagctgctgctgctgcaacagtAGCAGAAACAACTGATGGTGTGAAGGAAAAGTGCTGCTAA